TGGAACACTAAAGCTCCATGAGGGGTGGAGGTCTGCGCCTGTAAGTCCCCGATTCCAGGTCTTCCTAAGATTGCGTTGTACTTTGAGGGTGCCCGGACCACTGTGAAGGTCGGGTTTATTGTTCGAACCCGATCCCCCACCCCAACTGTGAATGGGAGCCTGATTTTTTCCAGGGGATGAGATACACTGTTGTTGAATCCCACTAATGGGATGGAGTCTTCTTCAAGCTGATCCCTTACATCTCTGTCAAATCTGAGGAAACAATGCTCATATATTACCTCGACGCCAGACCCTCCGTCCACATGTATTCGGGATACCTTGTGGCCAGCTATTATGGCCAAGATGTTAAGGGGGAGTCGTTGTACTTCATTTTCCTCCAAGTGTGGCATGAGGATGGGAGCTTTCATGTAGTTCGGGGAGCCCAGGATCCTGGCCTTTACACTCCGGGTGGTATCGAATTCATTCCTCCTTCTAATCATATCCACATCTGCCCTCCCAGGCTCCCTTGCATCTCTTCCCCTGCGATCCCCTCCTCCCTCCTTGATTTCCTTGACCAAGTGGGCCAGCCTTCCTGTTTTCACTGCAGCCTCTATCTCTCTCTTTAGGTACATGCAGTCATCAATTTTATGCCCAAAGCCTTTGTGGAAGTCACAATACTCGCTTGGTTGTGCCTTTGGCCCGGGTTTTATGGGTGGTGGCCTTGGGAAGGAGTTCTTTACCCTCTCAGTGGCCAGTATCTCGCTAGGGGCTTTGGTGAGAGGGGTGAAATTATCAGAGTAAAGAGGGGGACCTCTCCCCCGGGGTCTATATGGGGAGTATGAAGGCCTTGTTCTGTCATGCAACATTCTATCAAAAGTGGGTTTTCTGGAGTAGGGTGTACCTTTGTCGGGAGGCTTTGCAGCTGGGGTAACTCTTCGAGGTGTGATGTCCATCTCCTTGGCTTTGCTGACTGTGTCTTTTCCTCTGACAAAGGCTCTGACCCTGTCCATGAGGTTATCAAACGAGTGAGGGAATTCCTCCCCCAGTTTCTCACACAACTGTGCATGCTTTAGCCCGTTTATGAAATTGCTGATCTTCATGACCTCCGGGACATCTTTGATGTTCATGCTCTCTTTGACAAACCTCTCCATATATTGGTCTATTCGCTCATTGTCCCTCTTCCTTATGTGTAGAATCTCGTTTGGATTCTTGACCACTTTTCTCTGCTGACCAAAGTTCCTGAGGAACTTCTCGCTTAGCTCTTCATAACTGTCGATTCCCCCTAGAGGGAGGCTGTCAAACCAGAGCCTGGCTCCCTCCGTTAGAGTTTGTACAAACATGTGGCACCATACAGGCATGGGCCATCGCCCAAGCTGCCCCGCTCCCCTGAAGGCATGGAGGTGATCTTCAGGGTCTCTTGTCCCGTCATAGCGGTCAAAGTTTGGGGGTAGCTTTGTCTTGGGTGGCATCGGTGCTTCTGCAATCCTCCGTGTGAACTTTGAGACCTCAGCTAAGTCCCGTGGCATATAGGGTTGATCCAGGCTATCATCGTTTTGGTTATCCTTTTCCTTTCCCTTTTCCTTTGACTTCTTTCCTGTGATGAGGTCTTC
The sequence above is drawn from the Helianthus annuus cultivar XRQ/B chromosome 12, HanXRQr2.0-SUNRISE, whole genome shotgun sequence genome and encodes:
- the LOC110893074 gene encoding uncharacterized protein LOC110893074, producing the protein MATPPNSRIIQTAQNDLDRIIVEDITHEEGNENQVENPKRMEHITPDFVAMHREKLTKCLEDLEREEKLNSLRARLSFDTPSNQEGPDLQKKGNSGDPLETFMTALRQMSSEEREDLITGKKSKEKGKEKDNQNDDSLDQPYMPRDLAEVSKFTRRIAEAPMPPKTKLPPNFDRYDGTRDPEDHLHAFRGAGQLGRWPMPVWCHMFVQTLTEGARLWFDSLPLGGIDSYEELSEKFLRNFGQQRKVVKNPNEILHIRKRDNERIDQYMERFVKESMNIKDVPEVMKISNFINGLKHAQLCEKLGEEFPHSFDNLMDRVRAFVRGKDTVSKAKEMDITPRRVTPAAKPPDKGTPYSRKPTFDRMLHDRTRPSYSPYRPRGRGPPLYSDNFTPLTKAPSEILATERVKNSFPRPPPIKPGPKAQPSEYCDFHKGFGHKIDDCMYLKREIEAAVKTGRLAHLVKEIKEGGGDRRGRDAREPGRADVDMIRRRNEFDTTRSVKARILGSPNYMKAPILMPHLEENEVQRLPLNILAIIAGHKVSRIHVDGGSGVEVIYEHCFLRFDRDVRDQLEEDSIPLVGFNNSVSHPLEKIRLPFTVGVGDRVRTINPTFTVVRAPSKYNAILGRPGIGDLQAQTSTPHGALVFQTPKGLAWVKSAYEVISSVSEGEASEKPRKEGVEEWVLCDRFPEQTV